AAGTAGCGCGATTGTAAGTGACCGGGATACTCTCTACCAACTTCATATCGTATCCGATGAACGTCGCCCGAAGTTTATGCAGCCCGACAGGAATTTTGGTGATTTTAAATATTCCATTTTCGTCCGAGACATCGCCCAAAACGGTTCCGACCACCATAACATTCACATAAGATAAAGGCTCATTTGTTTTGGAATCATATATTTTCCCGGTTATTTCTCCGAAGATTTTCTTGTTTCCATCGATCTCGTCGTCAGAATACGTTGCAAAAGCAACCGGCTCTACCGCTTGCGCATACAGATTCCAGTTGCAGTGTAAAGCGGCACAAACAGTTAACAAAAAGAGGCAAACTATGTTGCTTCTGTAATTCATTTCATCTCGCTTCAAATACAAAAAAGAGGTAACCCGTTGTATCCGGGTTACCTCCGTCTAATTTAAAACATATTAACCCACACGTTAAACCAGGTCGCCGCAAATTTATAATCTGCCCGGAAATTAATTTCAACATCGTCGCCTTTGAGAACCGTGATCGGAGCCGGCGCTGGATATCCTGGAACACCAGTAAAAGTAAAACCATAACTCACGCTATCCGGATGATCCCAATGTACGCCCAAAGTTGCTGTTTTCTTTCCTGAAGCGGATGAGTAACTACGGTTAGTTCGATACCCCACTGCCACAGCAGAATAAGTACCGGGTTCTACTTCAATAGAGTATTCATAAGTTGAGTCTGCCGGATCGATAGTCAAAATAACCGGCTCATTCGCATTATATGGTGCTCCTTGAGCAAATGTTCCGCCCGGACTTGCTGCCCACACTGAATCTCCGAATATAACTACTTCGACCACACCGCTATCCGCAGACGAGACGCTGCCGCTCTGAGTCCATGTGTATAAATTTTTGAATGTGATCGTCCCGTGAATGGTTGCCGTATTCGGCTTGCTATCATCACAGCCTGTAAAGGCGAATATCGCCAGTGCTGTCCCCATTACAATAGACAGAAAGGTAGTTTTTGCTTTCATTTTATCCCTCGTAAGGTTAATAAAAAAATTATTTACGCCTTAATATAATACCAAAACTATCGGATAATATGACACTTATCATATTTTACGTTTTTGTTACAAATTTCTGACGGTCTACTTACAAATGATCATTTTTTCCTTCTTTTTGGATCATATGCGCACTTAATTTTTGATAGTTAATTCAAGTTTTTTTATAAACCCTTTTGCAATTGCTTCGTCTAATAATTACCTTTGATTGACATTTGGAGTAACCATCGCTGCCAATGAACCGGAATGGATGATAAAGAACTCGTAGAATCATTTAAACATGGTTCGACCTACGAAAAGGACAAGGCCTTCAACCGGATCGTATCGTTATACCGTGAACGTTTATATGCCGTTATTCGGGGTTTCACAAATGATCATGACGACACGGACGATCTTTTACAGGAAACTTTTGTGAAAGCATTTGAACATTTACATAAATTCCGGGGTGAGAGTTCTCTCTATACTTGGTTATGCCGTATCGCAATTAACCAATCGATCTCTTTTCAGAGGAAAAAAAAGTTGAAAAATTTAGTTTCATTGGAAAATTTATCTGTTCCGCTTAGATCGCGTCAGCAAGACCCGGAAGGGATACTCCAGGAAACCGAACTGAAGAATATGATTCGTGAAGCCGTAGATCAATTATCGGAAAAACAAAAAATCGTTTTTAATTTGCGCTTTTATGATGAGTTGAGTCATGCGGAAATTGCGCAGATCACGGGAAACTCCATCGGAACTATCAAAGCAAATTTTTTTCATGCGATCCAAAAGGTTAAGCAGTTTATTGAAAACCGATACGCCATATCCGGAAAATGAAACAACCTATATGAAAATCAATCAACAGGAAATCATTGAATTCATTTTGCACGAGCTCCCTGCAAACCGGCAGCAAGAGATCTACCATCTTGTTCAGCACGATGAAGATTGGAAAGCTGAATTTGATAAATGGTCATCTGTCATTCAAAACATCAATAACGAAAAACAATATGTCGCCAAATATGATGACATCCCTGATCGTTATTGGAGCACATTTCTGCCGAGAGTTCGTGACAGGATTGATACAAAAACCAGGCGGCGTGCTGTTTTTCGCGAACGTTTTGTTCATGCCTTTCCTTCTTTCGGCCTCGCGCTTGTGATCCTTTTTTTTCTGAATAGCGTTTTGCTCACTAACCAAAAAATTGATTATTTGCTGGATCAATATGACTGGGTCAGCAGTTTAAATTCAACCAGGATCATTGACCATTACATTGGCCAGAATAAGTCCGCCGTCGATGAGTTCATCAGCGATGTATTGAATAATGACGAAGCAGATAAAACCGCATTAACATATTGGGAAGAAACTATTAATCCGACAGAGTCTGTTCTGGACTACAGCGCACTCTCCCCTGAAGAGCAGAATGAATTATTGGACAACCTCGAAAAAATAACAACTTTCTAAATTATAAAGGCGTCGTATTATGAAAATCAAAATGTTTACCGTTTACATGGTTTTAGTGATTACTGCGTTTCACATGAGCATAGCGCAGGAAGAAGGCGGTTTTCGAGAAAAAGTTGACGACCTCAGAAAAAAGAAACTGCTTGAAGACCTCAATTTATCTTATGAAAAAAGCGAGGTTTTTATAAAGATATATGATGCTTTTATGGAACAAGAAAGGAACCTCCACAGAGAAAAACGTGATGTTTTTAAGCGGCTCGTTCACATGTCGGCATTAGGTGACGAGATGCCGGACAACAGTATCATGAAGACGCTGGATCAGGTTAATGAGATCGACATGAAGATCGTGTCCAATCATGCGTCGTTCATAAAAGATATGGAGAAAAAGCTCACGCCCGCACAGATAACCCGCGTTGTTGTATTTGAACAGAATTTTCAGATGAAAATGCGTGAGAAAGTTTTTGAATTCCGCACCAAAAAACATAAAATGAAACAATTCTACATGCCTTCACAACCTTCCTGGGAAGAAGATATGGAGTAGGATTAACGGTTCGATCGCTGATGTGGTGTCACCAAACCGAAGAATATTCAGTTGCCTATCGATCAGTAGTTTGTACAGCAGAACATGTTAATTAGACCAAAGTTGTTCTATCCCTTCCAAGAATATCTTCAGCACGGCTATTAAACATTTGTAATTTATATTCTTACATTATACGTGACCTAACGGGAATAAACTACATGTTTAACCGTTATATGTTTGAACACGTAATTTAATTTATTTTACACCATAACTTTAAAAGGAGACTTTTATGAAAAAAATGAATGCACTTATTGTTGCATTGTTGCTTTCCGCTAGTTCTGCTTTCGCGCAGACAACTTGGGAAGTTGATCAGGTTCATACCAATGTTATTTTTAGTGTTTCACACATGGTTGTCGCTGAAGTTACAGGTAATTTTACGGATTTCAACGCGACGATTACCGGCACGAAGTCGGATTATTCTGATGCGCAGGCTGAAATGACCATCAAAGTCGGCAGCATAAGCACCGATAACGAAAAAAGAGACGGGCATTTGAAATCGGAAGACTTTTTTGCAGTAGAAAAATTTCCTGTTATAACTTTTAAAAGCAAGTCGTTCACTAAAACCGGCGACAACACTTATAAGATCACAGGCGACTTCACGATGCGCGGCGTGACGAAAACGATCGAACTCGACGCGAAGTTCAAAGGCGAGATTAATGACCCGTGGGGAAACGTCAAGTCAGGCTGGAAAGTTACCGGCTCCATAGACCGCACCGAATATGGCGTTAATTGGAATAAAGCCATTGAAGCCGGCGGGTTTGTAGTTGGGAAGACAGTTGACATTACTATCAACGGAGAGTTCGCTAAAAAGAAATAATGAATGTGCTTATCGGGTTTACTCACATACGTCATGGTGAGCCCTTCGGCAGGGCTCAGGACAAGCTTGTCGAGCCATGACCAAGTTTAGTAAAATCAGTTTTCGACTTCGCTCAGACTGAAGTGTTCTCTTCCATTTTGTGAGCCAACCCGATAAGTACGATAATGAATAAGATAAGCCGTCCAACTATTAACAGGGAAGTCGTTGTGCATGACCTTATTCACAACGACTTCCGGACGGACTTAATTTAGTTCTTACTTGACCGAAACAGATTGATTATTTATTATGTTACATGCCAATTGAAGACAAAATCAAACAAGCTAAATTTCGCAACGAACACCACCGTCTGCTGGCAAATTTGTTCTATCAATACAACGGACTTATTTACGAACAACAGAAAATATTAAAGCCGTTTGATATTTCATTTCAACAATTTAATATCCTGAGCATATTACGAGGCCAATACCCCAACACCGCTTCGATACAATTGCTTAAAGAACGACTGTTGGACCAAAATTCAGATGTATCGCGCCTGGTCGATCGTCTGCTCAAAAAGAAATTGCTCAATCGTAATACTTGCCCTGAGGATCGCCGTCAAGTTGACGTCATCATTACGGAAAAAGGGCTGGAGCTTCTAGCTCAAATTGACGAGAAAGCTTCGCAAATTGACTCGCTCGTTTCCAATCTCTCATCTTCGGAAGCAGAGACCTTAAATAAACTTTTAGATAAGATTAGATAATAAAGGCAGGTTTATGAAGTATATTATAAATACGTTTTATATTTTATTTATCATCATGTGCCCTGTTTTTTCGTGCCGGAACGCCGAAACCAAGACTGTCGCATGGGCGCCGCCCAATGGAAAAGAGTTTTCAGATTATTGGTA
This genomic stretch from bacterium harbors:
- a CDS encoding sigma-70 family RNA polymerase sigma factor produces the protein MDDKELVESFKHGSTYEKDKAFNRIVSLYRERLYAVIRGFTNDHDDTDDLLQETFVKAFEHLHKFRGESSLYTWLCRIAINQSISFQRKKKLKNLVSLENLSVPLRSRQQDPEGILQETELKNMIREAVDQLSEKQKIVFNLRFYDELSHAEIAQITGNSIGTIKANFFHAIQKVKQFIENRYAISGK
- a CDS encoding YceI family protein — translated: MKKMNALIVALLLSASSAFAQTTWEVDQVHTNVIFSVSHMVVAEVTGNFTDFNATITGTKSDYSDAQAEMTIKVGSISTDNEKRDGHLKSEDFFAVEKFPVITFKSKSFTKTGDNTYKITGDFTMRGVTKTIELDAKFKGEINDPWGNVKSGWKVTGSIDRTEYGVNWNKAIEAGGFVVGKTVDITINGEFAKKK
- a CDS encoding MarR family transcriptional regulator, whose amino-acid sequence is MPIEDKIKQAKFRNEHHRLLANLFYQYNGLIYEQQKILKPFDISFQQFNILSILRGQYPNTASIQLLKERLLDQNSDVSRLVDRLLKKKLLNRNTCPEDRRQVDVIITEKGLELLAQIDEKASQIDSLVSNLSSSEAETLNKLLDKIR